In the genome of Leptospira broomii serovar Hurstbridge str. 5399, the window ATATCAGAATCCAAGGTCGATCCTTTATGGGAATTGCTCGCCAGCGTTTACGCGATTCGGTTCGAACTAAAGCTTTCTCGGGAAATGAAATCGTCAAAAAATTTTCCCGAAAAATTTCTCCAGGCTGATAAACCTTTTGATCGGGGTCTAGGGGAACGGCAAACTGCATGTTTTGCAAAGATAAAAATAGTATGAAAAATAAAAGGGTCCGAGAACACTTTTTCAAAGTAAAATTTCCTCGAGGATGAGTTCCTTATACTCTTTTAGTTGAAAGACGGGAATCGAATGCTTTTCTTTCCGGTCGACTAATGTGTCTTCTCCTTTCTTTTTAAAACGCCGGATGACTTTGTTTTCAAAAACGAATACGCCCAAATAATCCCCCGTAACTTCGTAGGGGGCGCCCCCGGAAAGTCGGGAAGCGTACTTCCGGAGTCTCCGATCGAATTTGTTTTCACGATACTTAAAATAGAAGGTATGTCCGTTCCAGTCATAGAAGATTGCATAATTTCCCTCTAAGCCCTGAAAGAAAAGTTTCAACTTTTCAGGAAAGTTCGGAGAGGAATCGCTCAGGCCCTCTTTCATATCGAGAGATCGGGGTTCATCCAGAGAAATCGTTCCTCGATAGGTGTTTCCGGCAGGTTCGGATGCCAAACTAAATGTGAATACGAGTACGATTGCAAAGACGGCTGCTATCTCACGATTTCCGCAAAGCCTAACCATAATTAAGGATTCTCTAATTCTTCCGACTCCTCATCGGCAAAAGGAACGACTTTCTTGTCGGGTTTTGAAGCCTTAGAAGATTTGCTTTCTTCCGTTTTAGAAGCATCTTCCTTAGTTTTAGAATTCGCTTTCAAAGATTCGGCTTTAGGCTTCGAGGTAGTATCTCCCGATTTTGTAGGTGGAACAAAGTCCGGTGAAATCTTTTTGCGAAGCTGATCTAGAGCGGCTTGAGCAGCCCGCTTCACTTTTTCACTAGGATCTCGTTGGGCTTTATATTCCAAAATTTCTATGACTGCCGGGTCTTCCGTCTCCGCCAAATGTTTGATCGCTCTTAATCGAACGACTGCATCGTCGTCTCTCGCGAAAGAATAAAGCTCTTCGATGATATCCTTATCGCCTAAGGAAACTAAGGCGGTGATCGTGTGAATCTTTAAAGCCTGGTAGTCTTGGATATCGGTTTTGGATTTTAAATTCCGAATTTTATTAAGTAATTCTGTCATCGGAGCGATTGCCGCAGTCGATTTCATCTTGCCCAAAGCATTCACGCAATATGCGCGTAAAGTGATCGGTTCTTTATCGTCCTTGAAAGTCGTAATCAGGAGATTCTCGACCGATCTATTCTTTACTTTACCGAAATATAATGCAGTTTGGGCTCTCAATTCCGGATCGTTGAATTTTTCCTGAAATCTAGCTTCTAAAACGCGAAATGCCTCGTCCGCTTCCGGGAATTCGGCCAAGGTATCGATTAAAGAAACGGTAAGGTTCGAATTTTTCGTAAAATCCTGGGCCTTGAGTAGGTCGGTTAATAAGGGAATTGCGGATTTGAACTTTAACTTTTTGACCGCATAGACGGCTTCCTTTTGGACGTCGGGTTGCTCGTACTGAACGAGTGCGACGATCTTATCCTCGAATTTATTTAAACCCAGAAGGCTCGAGATTCTTAGGGCATAGATTCGCATCGACCAATCCGGATCTTTTACCAGGATGATTCCTACCTGATCGTATAATTCTCCGGATTCCTCTTTCGGAAAATCTTCCAGCTCTCTTAATGCACCCGCGCGTTCTTTCGTTGTTCCATATTTCAGAATTTGCAAGAGCACTTCTTTTTTCTTTCGAATTTGTTCGGCGGTATATTTAGGCTTTGTCGGTTCCTTTGGCCCGGCTTCCATTTGAGAGGAACTGAGTAATACGGTCGCCAATACCGTTATAAGGGCAAGCTTCCGGATATGAATACGGATGATTCCGAGTTGAAAGGGAGGTATATCAGTCTCCTGTCTGCTGGAGCTTACGATTTTCTTCTTCGAGTTCCTTGATTCTGCGGTTGAGTTCATTGACTAGGTGTTGGTTCTCCAAGTTCTGATGGAACTTTTCAATCAGGGAATGTATATCCCTGCTAAGGTCTTCAATATTCCAGGGCTTTTCGACATAACGACTAAGTCCTCCGAAATTAATGGCATGAATGGCCGAATCTAGACCGGCCTGGCCGGTCAGTAAAATCTTAATCGAATCGGGCGACTTCTTATGAACGGCCTCCAGAAAGTCGGCGCCTTTCATTCCCGGCATCACTTGGTCCGTGATGATTACTTCGATAACAAAGCCGGAATTTTGGATTTCCTCCAAAAGGGAAAGTGCTTCCTCTGCGCTCCTGGCGGTTTCGATTTCATGAGTCTTACCGAACTCGTTATGGAGCTGCTCTTGGAGTGTTTCCAGAACCGATACTTCATCATCGACACAAATAATATAACCTTTATTCATAATCCTAGACCCAAGGGACGGTTCAATTTCCTGGAACTATAGAATTTTGGAGACTATTCTAAGAATGTCAATAAGAAGAATTTATAAAGAGGCCGAAGAGACTATCCTCGATTCGCGGGTTTTACTCAAGAATTCGACTTTCTCTCATCAAGATAGAACGAATTCTCGAAGGAAATTCGGCTACAGATACGCTTGCGTTCCTCCAAAAACTTCCGGTTCGGGGGAATTCGGAAGAAATTTCCAATAACGCATTTTTCCAGTAGGTAGAATGGGAGGCATCCTTCGGCAATTCTTCCAATAAAGTTAAAGGGCTCCACTGTTTCCAAAGATTAAGTACACTCGTTCTTCGTATCCAGCTCGCATTTGGAGAATACCTTCCTAAAAAGAGACTCCTCCTTCGAGTTAGAAAAAAACGATCGTATCTTTCATAACCGCTTCCCCTACAATGCGTTTTACCTGCTGTCCTGGAAAAATCGAATCCCTTAACGATACAGGATTCGAATCCTAACGCATCCAAGACAGAAACAGCCATTCCAGCGATATTTAGAGTGGGATTTTCCAATATCGGCGCCTCGGGAAAAAAAGACATTCGAGCTAGTTGGTCGAGAGGGTGGGTGGAAACATATAAAATTTTGGGATTGGGGAGATCAAAGATTCTCGCCGATCCGCCCAACCATGTAATGATCGGAATTTGATCCGGGGTATTTTCCGGAAAATGGAATCCAGTCCCGCGCCCACTGTCGATAGAAAGAATGGAATCCGGCAGAATATTATTTTGGAGTAGAAAGCCTAGGCTGGTATCCGAGGCGAGCAGATAGACTTTGGTCCGGTTTTTTTCGATCCAGTCCCTCTGCAATTCCAGATTTGGGGAAGCTCCGATAAAGCATCCGATTTGATTTTTACGCACTGGAAGCTTTTTACCGATGATTCGAAACGCGGATGGATTTTCTTGAAATCGTTTTGCATGACGAAAGAAATTATGTATCCAGAGTTTTTCGTACGTATCCTTTGCGATTTGATTTTGGTCGGCGAATCCTATATTTTGTAGAAAGGAAAGAATCTCCTGGGAAACTTCCGGAAATTTTCGAGCATAAGTAGGATGTAGGAAAACTTTGAGTGAACGGATTCCTTCCGGGATCCAACTAGAAGTAGGAAGCGTTTGAAATTTCTTCCAATCGTACCAGATCGGAATCGAGCCGATTTCTCGACGAACAAAATCGCCTACAAGTGGTTCGAACTCTGCAAATGGCTCCAGGCAGAGAATCCGGGTATTCATTCCTACTGTTTTCAAATAGGCGGAAACGTGGTACGCGCAACCGATTCCTACGAATAGAATGACCTCGGTATCAGCGATACTTTGGGGAACCGTCGCGGCAATTCTCTCGCCTTCTTTACGCGGGTCTTTTTGGGAGTGCAGGTGGAAGGAGGACGAATCCTCCTTTAGATTCGGTTCGCCGTCAGGTTGGCGGACCAGGAGAAAAATAGGTTAATCTTCCTCTTTTTCGACGGTTTCTTCCTCGTCCTCTTCTTCATCATCGTCTTCAGTTTCTTCTTCATCCTCTTCTTCCTCGTCGTCTTCATCATCGTCGTAGGATTCTTCGCCTTCTTCACCATCTTCCATATCCATCAGAGGTTTCGGCGTTTCTTCGGGGATAAAGTCTTCTTCGGTATCTTCCTCCGCTATCGGAGCTTGAGGAGCCTCGAAAAGACCGTTAAATTTGGAATAAGCTGGATCCGTGATACGAGCGTCTTGCTCGATTGCGGCTCTTTCTTCTTTAGTAACGTATTTGTATTGAACTTCTTCGTTGGAGAGCGCAAACATGGCTTGCACGGCAAGTTTTCTCGCCTTAATTTTCTTAGGTAGGTCCAGGCGATCGATCCTATCCAGAATTTGAAAACCAGCTACGGCTCTTTCGTACTTGTTTTTCTTGGCTAATTCGATAAGAGTAACAATATCAAACTCAGAATTCTGGTGTTGGGTCATTTTTTGTTCCTGGAAAAGGATAGGAGCCTTAGATTTTACCATTCTCCTCCGTTTCGGCGACCTGTCAACAACCTTATGTCTTCGTTTATTCCTTGAATTTCCGGGAGAATCCACAAATTTGGTAATCGCCCAATGGATTCTCAGGCAAACCTCGATTCCAGGCTTAATTTCTCTCGCTTTACAGCGGGGATTTTCTTCCGCCTTTCTCTCCTACTCTTTTTGGTCGGTAGTGCGACCTGTGCCCCTTCCGAACAATCCAATTTAGGTGTGCAGTCATTCGAAGGATTAACGTTAGACGGACAGACGATCCGCTTATCGGATATCCAAGCCGAGCGAATCGCTTTGAATGTCTACGGCCCGAACTGCGTGCCTTGTATTAAAGAAGTTCCTGTTTTGAATTATTTATACAAGGATTTGGCATCGAATCCTAGGATTAAGTTGTACATGGTCGTGGATCCGACCGTGTTTGTGGATTCTCCCGAAAAAATGACCGAAGAACAGATCATGACGGAAGCGAATATTCAGATGAGGGAAGAGATCCGTAAATACGGCATAAAGCTTCCGGTTTTGATTATGAAAAAGCCGTTCCGAATTTCTAGAAATGACGGATTGGTAACCGGAACGCCCGAAACCTTATTATTCAAAACCAAACCGCTTGTTCTATATTATAATTTTATCGGGCCGATCAGTGAAGAATCGGACGTACTTGCGATACCGAAAGATAGAAAGGTGATTTTCTTTAAGCGAATGGCGGGATCCGTATGAGATGTTTGATTGTTCGATTCAAGGATTGCGAAGGACCGGGAACCCTCTTGGATTCCTTGAAATCTCGAAATTATCGGATAACGTATCATAACGCGTACGATTCTAATATTCGAATTCTACCGGACGCGCATCAGGTTTTTGATTTAATCGTACTCCTTGGCGGACCGCAAACGGTACACGATCCGGCTCAGGCGGATTTTTTTAGGCCGTGGCTGGATCTCGCCTATAACCTGACTCAAATGGAATCTCGAAAGGTCATAGGAATTTGTCTTGGATCTCAGATCCTGGCGAAAGTTCTAGGGGCAAAGGTTTCTGTGGGAGTAAAAGGGCCTGAAGTCGGATTTTCGGATATAAAGATCGTAAATTCGTCGCATCCTGCCTTTGCCCGTTTAGCCGGGAAATCCATGATTCCGGCCTTTCACTTGCACGAAGATGTATTCGAATTACCTAGCGGTTCGGAACTTCTTCTGGAAGGAAGCTTCTATCCGAATCAGATGTTCGCCTGGAAGAATCGGGTATTCGGAATTCAATGCCATTTGGAAATGACCGCACCCATGTTAGAAGTTTGGAAAACGGTGCATGGAGAATTCATTCAAAAAGCAGGCTGGATTCCTGGACCGGAAACGGGCCAAATTAGGTCTCAAATGGAAGAGGCTGGGCGTGCGCTTTTTGAAGGAATCTTGGATATATAGAATGTTCCATCCTCGAGGGAACGGCGAGATCATTCGGGGAAATTTGCAATACTCTCATAAGAATCGAAACGAAAAAACGGTGCGTACATGATACAGAAAGTTCTAAAGGTTCTCTTTGGAAGCAAATACGAAAGAGATTTAAAACGTCTTATTCCAATCGTTCAGAAAATTAATGAATGGGAAGAGTCGATTCATTCTTTGAGCGATTCCGAGCTGACTGCCCAAACCCAAAAGTTTAGGGAACGTCTCTCCCAGGGAGAAACGTTAGACGATATTCTTCCGGAAGCTTTCGCCACTGTTCGGGAAACTTCGCTACGCAAACTAGGCATGAGACATTTCGACGTTCAGATGATGGGTGGAATTGCCCTGCATTGGGGAAATATCGCCGAGATGAAAACCGGAGAAGGAAAAACTCTGACTTCCACTCTTGCCGTTTATTTAAATGCCCTCGCAGGTAAAGGCGTTCACGTCGTTACGGTAAACGATTACCTTGCTAGACGGGATGCGTTGTGGATGAAACCCATTTACGACTTTCTAGAATTGAAAGTCGGAATCATTCAGCATGATATGGATCATGATGATAGACGGAAGGCTTACGCTTCCGATATCACGTACGGAACGAATAACGAGTACGGGTTCGATTATCTTCGCGATAATATGGTGACTCATATCGATCACAAAGTTCAAAGAGGGCATTTCTTTGCAATTGTGGACGAAGTCGACTCGATCTTGATCGACGAAGCTAGAACGCCCCTGATTATTTCCGGCCCTTCGGACGAATCGACGGACAAGTACCTTCGAATCGATAAAATTATTCCGAAGTTGATCGAAGGGGAAGATTACGAGAAGGATGAGAAAGCAAAAAACACTCTTCTAACCGAGAAAGGCGTCGCGCATGTCGAAGAGATTCTCGGAATCGAAAACCTGTATGCTCCTCAGAACGTGGACCTAGTACATCACGTTCATCAAGCTCTAAAAGCGCATAAGATTTTTCAAAGAGACGTGGATTATGTGGTTCAAAGCGGTGAAGTGATCATCGTGGACGAGTTTACAGGTCGTCTCATGTCAGGTAGACGTTATTCCGACGGCCTTCACCAAGCCCTGGAAGCTAAGGAAGGAGTCCCGATCGCTCGGGAATCCCAGACTTTGGCGAGCATCACATTCCAAAATTATTTTCGTTTGTACGAAAAACTCTCGGGTATGACCGGAACGGCGGATACGGAGGCGGAAGAATTTCATAAGATCTATCATCTAGACGTGATCGTAATTCCGCCTAACGTTACGGTTCAGAGAACCGACTTTGCAGATCGCGTATATAGAACGGAAAAAGAAAAATTCACCGCCATACTGAGTGAAATCAAAGAATGTCAATCTAGAAAGCAGCCGGTTCTAGTCGGAACCATTTCCATCGAAAAATCCGAAGTGCTTTCTCGTCTCCTGACCCAATCCGGAATTACTCATAACGTTCTAAATGCGAAGTTCCACGAAAAGGAAGCCGAAATCATCGCAAATGCGGGAAAACCTGCAGCGGTCACTATCGCCACGAATATGGCTGGTCGGGGAACCGACATCGTCCTCGGAGGGGCGCAGCTCTTTAAGGAAAATTTGGAGACTTGGAGCGATAGTGATCCTGTGATTACCGAGTTTCGGGAGGCGACTCTTCGCGCCAATTTCGAAAAG includes:
- a CDS encoding LIC_11959 family protein; the encoded protein is MVRLCGNREIAAVFAIVLVFTFSLASEPAGNTYRGTISLDEPRSLDMKEGLSDSSPNFPEKLKLFFQGLEGNYAIFYDWNGHTFYFKYRENKFDRRLRKYASRLSGGAPYEVTGDYLGVFVFENKVIRRFKKKGEDTLVDRKEKHSIPVFQLKEYKELILEEILL
- a CDS encoding HEAT repeat domain-containing protein, which translates into the protein MNSTAESRNSKKKIVSSSRQETDIPPFQLGIIRIHIRKLALITVLATVLLSSSQMEAGPKEPTKPKYTAEQIRKKKEVLLQILKYGTTKERAGALRELEDFPKEESGELYDQVGIILVKDPDWSMRIYALRISSLLGLNKFEDKIVALVQYEQPDVQKEAVYAVKKLKFKSAIPLLTDLLKAQDFTKNSNLTVSLIDTLAEFPEADEAFRVLEARFQEKFNDPELRAQTALYFGKVKNRSVENLLITTFKDDKEPITLRAYCVNALGKMKSTAAIAPMTELLNKIRNLKSKTDIQDYQALKIHTITALVSLGDKDIIEELYSFARDDDAVVRLRAIKHLAETEDPAVIEILEYKAQRDPSEKVKRAAQAALDQLRKKISPDFVPPTKSGDTTSKPKAESLKANSKTKEDASKTEESKSSKASKPDKKVVPFADEESEELENP
- a CDS encoding response regulator; protein product: MNKGYIICVDDEVSVLETLQEQLHNEFGKTHEIETARSAEEALSLLEEIQNSGFVIEVIITDQVMPGMKGADFLEAVHKKSPDSIKILLTGQAGLDSAIHAINFGGLSRYVEKPWNIEDLSRDIHSLIEKFHQNLENQHLVNELNRRIKELEEENRKLQQTGD
- a CDS encoding 6-hydroxymethylpterin diphosphokinase MptE-like protein; translated protein: MNTRILCLEPFAEFEPLVGDFVRREIGSIPIWYDWKKFQTLPTSSWIPEGIRSLKVFLHPTYARKFPEVSQEILSFLQNIGFADQNQIAKDTYEKLWIHNFFRHAKRFQENPSAFRIIGKKLPVRKNQIGCFIGASPNLELQRDWIEKNRTKVYLLASDTSLGFLLQNNILPDSILSIDSGRGTGFHFPENTPDQIPIITWLGGSARIFDLPNPKILYVSTHPLDQLARMSFFPEAPILENPTLNIAGMAVSVLDALGFESCIVKGFDFSRTAGKTHCRGSGYERYDRFFLTRRRSLFLGRYSPNASWIRRTSVLNLWKQWSPLTLLEELPKDASHSTYWKNALLEISSEFPRTGSFWRNASVSVAEFPSRIRSILMRESRILE
- a CDS encoding TlpA family protein disulfide reductase, translating into MDSQANLDSRLNFSRFTAGIFFRLSLLLFLVGSATCAPSEQSNLGVQSFEGLTLDGQTIRLSDIQAERIALNVYGPNCVPCIKEVPVLNYLYKDLASNPRIKLYMVVDPTVFVDSPEKMTEEQIMTEANIQMREEIRKYGIKLPVLIMKKPFRISRNDGLVTGTPETLLFKTKPLVLYYNFIGPISEESDVLAIPKDRKVIFFKRMAGSV
- a CDS encoding type 1 glutamine amidotransferase, coding for MRCLIVRFKDCEGPGTLLDSLKSRNYRITYHNAYDSNIRILPDAHQVFDLIVLLGGPQTVHDPAQADFFRPWLDLAYNLTQMESRKVIGICLGSQILAKVLGAKVSVGVKGPEVGFSDIKIVNSSHPAFARLAGKSMIPAFHLHEDVFELPSGSELLLEGSFYPNQMFAWKNRVFGIQCHLEMTAPMLEVWKTVHGEFIQKAGWIPGPETGQIRSQMEEAGRALFEGILDI
- the secA gene encoding preprotein translocase subunit SecA, yielding MIQKVLKVLFGSKYERDLKRLIPIVQKINEWEESIHSLSDSELTAQTQKFRERLSQGETLDDILPEAFATVRETSLRKLGMRHFDVQMMGGIALHWGNIAEMKTGEGKTLTSTLAVYLNALAGKGVHVVTVNDYLARRDALWMKPIYDFLELKVGIIQHDMDHDDRRKAYASDITYGTNNEYGFDYLRDNMVTHIDHKVQRGHFFAIVDEVDSILIDEARTPLIISGPSDESTDKYLRIDKIIPKLIEGEDYEKDEKAKNTLLTEKGVAHVEEILGIENLYAPQNVDLVHHVHQALKAHKIFQRDVDYVVQSGEVIIVDEFTGRLMSGRRYSDGLHQALEAKEGVPIARESQTLASITFQNYFRLYEKLSGMTGTADTEAEEFHKIYHLDVIVIPPNVTVQRTDFADRVYRTEKEKFTAILSEIKECQSRKQPVLVGTISIEKSEVLSRLLTQSGITHNVLNAKFHEKEAEIIANAGKPAAVTIATNMAGRGTDIVLGGAQLFKENLETWSDSDPVITEFREATLRANFEKAETLLGKLDSQNKKNRANEILTSAKIWKKNHDEVLEAGGLHILGTERHEARRIDNQLRGRSGRQGDPGSSRFYLSLQDDLMRIFGSDRISGIMERLKMPEGQEIEHTMVSNAIARAQKRVEGHNFDIRKHLLEYDDVMNRQRIVIYKMRNEVLDGGDVTGLVKGFLDEIIESQIIATCEGGNPEGWEWETLKEWFLGLGLPWEIDVDSIKKSKNAQLFLFDTLNEIGQKFYQDKADRIGGEVWKVLERNIFLDILDHRWKEHLYAMDHLREGIWTVGYGEKNPLVEYKLQGFRLFDQAIENMKYEIVSFLIRVEVTEKTQLPEEKKEYRKVGEELTGGFQELQGNKPKRSNSAAEPLPVASGGGSSERKTSRRKRK